The Glutamicibacter mishrai DNA window CGGGGTCCGTTCCATCACCCCGATCGGCGGCACCAACGAGAAATTCGCAGACGCGAACTATCCCGACGGGGAAATCATCCGCTTCGAGGACAACAACAAGATCTTCGATGAGATCATTGCCGGACGGGCGGATGTGATGACCACCGATGCCTCGGAAACCCGCTGGGTGGCCAATGAGCATCCCGAGCTGTGCGCAGTGCACCCGGACAAGCCGTTCAACTTCTCCCAGAAGGCCTACCTGCTGCCGCTGGGTGATGACGAGTTCCAGGAGTACGTGAACCAGTGGCTGAACATGGCCAAGAACGACGGGACGCTCGCCGCGGCCGAGAAGCCCTGGTTCGGGTAGGTTCGAAGCTAGAACATGACAATAAGCCAGCGGCTCCATCCAATGCAGGTTGGACGGAGCCGCTGGCATTGCTATTCAGCTGGCGTGATCAGTTCTCCCAGAACGGGTAGTCGATGTAGCCCTTGGGACCTTCGGTGTAGAAGGTCGCGAAATCCGGTTCGTTCAGCGGCAGCTGTTCTTTCCAGCGGCGCACCAGATCCGGGTTGGCAATCGCAGGGCGGCCCACGACAACGGCTTCGCCCCAGCCTTCGGCAGCCACGCGAGCGGCTTCCTCATAGGTGGTGATCTCTGCGAAGCCGGTGTTCAGCAGCACCGGTCCGCCGAATTCCTTGCGCAGCGACTGGACGAGCTCGCCGGCTGGGTCATGGTGCAGGATGCTCAGGTTGGCCAGCCCCAGTGGCTCGATGCCCCGAACCAGCGCGGTGTAGGTAGCCAGCACATCCGCGCGATCGTTTTCCAGCGCACCCTGGACATTGTGTTCCGGCGAAATGCGCAGGCCGGTCTTCCCGGCGCCAATGGCGTTGGCAACCGCGGTCACTACTTCAATGACAAAGCGGGCCCGGTTCTCCGGGGAGCCACCATAGTTATCGGTGCGGGTGTTGGCCGAAGGAGCCAGGAACTCGTGCAACAGGTAGCCGTTGGCACCGTGAAGCTCCACGCCGTCGAATCCGGCGGCGATGGCGTTGCGCGAAGCAGTCACGAATTCCTCGATGATCCGTGGGAGTTCTTCAAAACCCAGTGCATGCGGAACCGGGTAGGCGTGCTTTCCGGTGTAGGTGCGCGACTCGCCCTCAACCGCGATGGCACTGGGTGCTTCGACGTAGTCGACACCGGTGGTTTCCGGGTGGGTGACGCGGCCAGCATGCATGACCTGGGCGACGATGAGGCCGCCTTCGGCGTGCACCGCGTCGGTGACCTTCTTCCAGCCGGCAATCTGCTCATCTGTGACCAGGCCCGGCTGGCGGACGAATCCTTGGCCGGCAAAGCTCGGGTAGGTACCCTCGCTGACAATCAGACCCAGGGACGCGCGCTGGCGGTAATACTCGACTACATCAGCGTTGGGCACGCCGTCCTTGCCCGAGCGGGAACGGGTGAGCGGTGCCATCACCAAGCGGTTGGACAGCTTGAGGTCGCCGAGGGCGAGAGGGGAAAACAGATCCATGGGATAAGACTCCTGAAGTGGAATTTGTAGTTGCATAGTCCAACTAGGTTTTCCGTGGAGGTATTCCAGTTCGGCTGGAAATATGAGCTGGCTAACGGCCAGGGCAGTCTGTTGAACAAGGTCCAGTGAGCAGTTTCCCCGCTGTTATCGCGGCATTCTGTGCACCCGATCGGCAGTGCGCGCCATGAACTGCTCATCATGGGAAGAGAACAGCACCGCTCCCCCGCGTTCAAGCATCGAATCGATGACCTCGTTCAGGATTTGAAGCCCCGCCGAATCCAGCGCCTCGGTTGGTTCATCAAGAAGCAGCAGCCGTGGTTCGCGCACCAGCACGGTAGCCAAGGCAACAAGCCGTCGGGCCGAAGCCGGCAGCTCATAAGGATGGGTCTGGGCATAGGATGCCAAACCCAGTTGCTCAAGAATTCGCGGGACCCGGGCGCGTTGGAGTCCCTTCTTGGGAAGGCCAAAGGCAATCTCACGAGTTACCGTTCGCTCGAATAACTGATCCGAAGGATTTTGCAGGAGCATCCCGGAATCAGCTGCCACCCGCAACTTGCCGGCAACTGGCTTGAGCAGGCCCGCGGCAGCCTTGAGCAGGGTAGTCTTGCCCGTCCCATTGGCACCGGCCAGCCCCACGCATTCTCCTGCATGGACTTCGAGATCTAGGTTGGAGATGACCGGGACACTTGCACCCTTGTATCCGAGGTGCACTCCCGTAAAGGCCAGCAGGGGCTTGGAGGAGCCTGCTGCGACGGATGTATCAGTTCGCTTGGAAGGGAACGGAGTAGATCTGGCCGTTTCAGCCACAGGCCGCAACGTTCCGTCCACCAATTTCCACAGGGCATCCGCTTCGGCTTCCCATGCTTCAGTTGTCCGAGCCAGCACCACAATCGCGGTGCCCGCGGCGCGCAGCCGCG harbors:
- a CDS encoding alkene reductase; amino-acid sequence: MDLFSPLALGDLKLSNRLVMAPLTRSRSGKDGVPNADVVEYYRQRASLGLIVSEGTYPSFAGQGFVRQPGLVTDEQIAGWKKVTDAVHAEGGLIVAQVMHAGRVTHPETTGVDYVEAPSAIAVEGESRTYTGKHAYPVPHALGFEELPRIIEEFVTASRNAIAAGFDGVELHGANGYLLHEFLAPSANTRTDNYGGSPENRARFVIEVVTAVANAIGAGKTGLRISPEHNVQGALENDRADVLATYTALVRGIEPLGLANLSILHHDPAGELVQSLRKEFGGPVLLNTGFAEITTYEEAARVAAEGWGEAVVVGRPAIANPDLVRRWKEQLPLNEPDFATFYTEGPKGYIDYPFWEN
- a CDS encoding ABC transporter ATP-binding protein, whose amino-acid sequence is MMDMDHRGHAGTTAALHLRLGSFRYADADRDTLRAIELELSPGSLTVIAGDSGSGKSTLGEVLAGMLPRPGADRCEGPLILAGQRIDYSPEHSARIDVAGWARHVGLLPQDAALYLSRIRQTVAEELVFARENEGMPREEMTELITELSTRLSLEHLLERDPSKLSGGQERLVALAALSAAKPSILVLDEPLAGLDSKATVAVTAMITRLRAAGTAIVVLARTTEAWEAEADALWKLVDGTLRPVAETARSTPFPSKRTDTSVAAGSSKPLLAFTGVHLGYKGASVPVISNLDLEVHAGECVGLAGANGTGKTTLLKAAAGLLKPVAGKLRVAADSGMLLQNPSDQLFERTVTREIAFGLPKKGLQRARVPRILEQLGLASYAQTHPYELPASARRLVALATVLVREPRLLLLDEPTEALDSAGLQILNEVIDSMLERGGAVLFSSHDEQFMARTADRVHRMPR